The Hyalangium gracile genome segment AAGCTCGCCATGCCGATGTCGTTGATGCCCAGGAGGATGACGACATGGGTGACGCCGCTCGTCTCCAGCACGTCACGCTCGAAGCGGTCGATGCCCTTGGGGCCGATGCCATCATTGAGAATCCGCCCACCGCCGATGCCCTTGTTCACCACGCCCACCGTGCCCGCCTTCGCTTGCGCCTCCAGGCGGCGGGCCAGGAAGTCCGTCCAGCGGCGCTCGGCCCCTGGTGTGGTCCCGGCCCCGTCCGTGATGGAGTCGCCGAACGCCACCACCACGCGGGGCCCCGCGGTGTTCAGGACATCGAGGCCCGTGGTGAAGAAGTACGAGGGGCGCGTCTCGGGATTGGAGAGGGTGTCGGCGCTCAACGCATTGCCGGAGACCACGTAGGTGTCCCGCATGGCCATGCTGTGCTGGGTGGACACGGGAGTGTCCGAGGCAAAGAACAGGCTCACCGCCAGCTCACTCCCGGCCTCCACGGTGAGCGGCGCGGCGTCAGTCCAGAGCTCCTCGCCCGGGGGGATCGTCACGGAGGGCTGCCCGTTGAACCGGAGCCCGGTCGCGGAGCCAGCCGCAATGCTGGAGCCACTCTGCACCCGAGCGATGCTCGCGCCGTCAATCTGGAGTGGCTGCTTGCCGAACACGTTGCTGAAGCGCACGCGCACCTCCTTGCCGCCGAGCGAGGTGCGCAGCACCTGCCGGATCGTCTGATTGTTGAAGGAGAGCGGCGGGGTCGGCCCCAGGAACGGCTCGTTGTAGTCCTGCGGTGCGGTGCCCCAGGCCCCATGCCAGTTGGAGGGGGTGGGGCGGGCTCCGCAGCCGAGGCATACGGTGAGCAGGCCCGCCAGCAGCGCCACGAGGGCTCCGTGGCGCGTGGGAGTCCCCAGGGGGAGAGGCGGGCGATTCGAGAGAGACGGCATGGACGCGGGACCTCCAGGAAATGGGAGGCCTGCTTACTCTCTCGCTCCGACACCGGCGGGGCCTCGTCCATCGGAGAGGGCGAGTGCCTCCAGGTCCGTGGGCGCGAGCGCCGCCAGCGGGGGCGGGGCATCGGCGATGAGCGGAGCGAGCGCGCCATTCTCGATGAGGGTGACGCCGTGCGCGGGGCCCACCTCGACGATGGCCTTGCGCCGTGAGAGCGGCATCACGGACGCCGTGGGGTTGTGGTGCGTGGGGGTGCAGTAGAGGACCTTGGCGCCGCTGTCCCGGCAGGCCCGATCGAGCTGCCGTGCCGGAGCGAGGGAGCCAGGGCACGTCCTGGGCGGGCAGGTCGCTGGCACGCCTCGTGCTTTGCCGGCAGTGGACCTGAAGTCCTTCACAGCCGCACGTACACCTCGAGAAGGAGCGCCACCTCGTGAAGAGAGCTCGCCAGTCAGTACGGCCATGTCAGTGACGGCCGGCGTGTCAGCTGACATGTCAGGACCAGGATCTGGAGCGCAGTGCGGGCGCAACCGCCCGGAGATCCAACGCTTCGGCAGCAAAACAAGAGAGCGCGAGCCCGAGAAGCTGACGGGCTCGGCCGGGATTCGACTCGCAGTTTGGGAAGACAACGCAATGTCCGACATCGTGACGTCCAGGCTCGCAGGGTTCCACAAGCTGTCGATGGAGGAGCGCCGCGCGAAGCTCGTGCGGATGTTCCACCTCGAGGAAGACGAGGTGGAGGCGCTGCGTGGCGTGGGCGCGCTGCAGCCGGTGCTGGCCAACCAGATGATCGAGA includes the following:
- a CDS encoding SGNH/GDSL hydrolase family protein, which translates into the protein MPSLSNRPPLPLGTPTRHGALVALLAGLLTVCLGCGARPTPSNWHGAWGTAPQDYNEPFLGPTPPLSFNNQTIRQVLRTSLGGKEVRVRFSNVFGKQPLQIDGASIARVQSGSSIAAGSATGLRFNGQPSVTIPPGEELWTDAAPLTVEAGSELAVSLFFASDTPVSTQHSMAMRDTYVVSGNALSADTLSNPETRPSYFFTTGLDVLNTAGPRVVVAFGDSITDGAGTTPGAERRWTDFLARRLEAQAKAGTVGVVNKGIGGGRILNDGIGPKGIDRFERDVLETSGVTHVVILLGINDIGMASFIPSQAVSVEQMTQGFQSMIDQAHAQGIKVLAATLLPFKGANPMGAPYYSEEMEPKRQAFNTWIRGNTSLDGVIDFDAALRDPADPLSLLPAYDSGDRLHPNDAGHEAMAKEVELRLNEARP